In a genomic window of Ralstonia nicotianae:
- the secF gene encoding protein translocase subunit SecF — translation MEFFRIRRDIPFMKHALAFNAVSFLTFLAAVFFLFHNGLHLSVEFTGGTVMEVAYTQAADLPKVRADVEKLGYADAQVQNFGTSHDVMIRLPLKNGPDGKPIASAVQSQQVMSSLTATTPDVKLQRVEFVGPQVGKELATDGLLALLFVVIGIVIYLSIRFEWKFAVAGIIANLHDIVIILGFFAFFQWEFSLSVLAAVLAVLGYSVNESVVIFDRIREAFRKYRKMNTHEVIDHAITSTISRTIITHGSTEMMVLSMLVFGGPTLHYFALALTIGILFGIYSSVFVAAALCMWLGVKREDLVKGEKKTTGPTDDPNFGAQV, via the coding sequence ATGGAGTTTTTCCGCATCCGCCGCGACATTCCGTTCATGAAGCACGCGTTGGCCTTCAACGCCGTGTCGTTCCTGACGTTCCTCGCCGCCGTCTTCTTCCTGTTCCACAACGGGCTGCATCTGTCGGTGGAATTCACAGGCGGCACCGTGATGGAAGTCGCCTACACCCAGGCCGCCGACCTGCCGAAGGTCCGCGCCGACGTCGAGAAGCTCGGCTACGCCGATGCCCAGGTGCAGAACTTCGGCACCTCGCACGACGTGATGATCCGCCTGCCGCTCAAGAACGGCCCGGACGGCAAGCCGATCGCATCGGCCGTGCAGAGCCAGCAGGTGATGTCGTCGCTGACCGCCACCACGCCGGACGTCAAGCTGCAGCGCGTGGAGTTCGTCGGCCCGCAAGTCGGCAAGGAACTGGCGACCGACGGCCTGCTGGCGCTGCTGTTCGTGGTGATCGGCATCGTGATCTACCTGTCGATCCGCTTCGAATGGAAGTTCGCGGTGGCGGGCATCATCGCCAACCTGCACGACATCGTGATCATCCTGGGCTTCTTCGCCTTCTTCCAGTGGGAGTTCTCGCTGTCGGTGCTGGCGGCGGTGCTGGCGGTGCTGGGCTACTCGGTCAACGAATCGGTGGTGATCTTCGACCGGATCCGCGAAGCCTTCCGCAAGTACCGCAAGATGAACACGCACGAGGTGATCGACCACGCCATCACCAGCACCATCTCGCGGACCATCATCACCCACGGCTCGACCGAGATGATGGTGCTGTCGATGCTGGTGTTCGGCGGCCCGACGCTGCACTACTTCGCGCTGGCGCTGACCATCGGCATCCTGTTCGGCATCTATTCGTCGGTGTTCGTGGCGGCCGCGCTGTGCATGTGGCTCGGCGTCAAGCGCGAAGACCTGGTCAAGGGCGAGAAGAAGACCACCGGCCCGACGGACGATCCGAACTTCGGCGCGCAGGTCTGA
- the secD gene encoding protein translocase subunit SecD, which yields MNRYPLWKYLVILVALAIGFLYTLPNFFGEAPAVQVSSGKATVRVDLATQKQVEDLLAAANLKPNGVFFDMNGTSGSVRVRFADTDTQLKAKDALARGLNSDPNDPTYIVALNLLSGSPRWLTAIHALPMFLGLDLRGGVHFLLQVDMNGALTKKLDSLAGDIRTQLRDKGVRHSGIERSGTTISIKFTNPDEADRARGLLADSARELAFTVDKTADGATLTGTFTAAAMKEVQDNAVKQNVVTLHNRVNELGVSEPVIQQQGPDRIVVQLPGVQDTAKAKDIIGRTATLEARLADPNATGIPRATDPVPLGDELFTQGRGAPVLLQKQVIFTGDRINSASAGFDQNHNPSVDITLDGQGGRMLRDVSRDNIGKRMGIVLFEKGKGEVLTVATIQSELGSRFQITGIGSVESASDLALLLRAGSLAAPMEIIEERTIGPSLGADNIKKGFNSAAYGFAAISVFMVLYYMLFGAFSVVALGVNVFLLIAILSMLQATLTLPGIAAIALALGMAIDANVLINERVREELRNGASPQMAIAAGFERAWATILDSNVTTLIAGLALLAFGSGPVRGFAVVHCLGILTSMFSAVFFNRSLVNLWYGRKKKLQSLAIGQVWKPAGTESPAKQ from the coding sequence ATGAACCGCTATCCGCTCTGGAAATACCTTGTGATCCTGGTGGCGCTCGCCATCGGGTTCCTCTATACGCTGCCGAACTTCTTCGGTGAAGCGCCCGCCGTCCAGGTGTCGTCGGGCAAGGCCACCGTCAGGGTCGACCTGGCGACGCAAAAGCAGGTCGAAGACCTCCTCGCCGCCGCCAACCTGAAGCCGAACGGCGTGTTCTTCGACATGAACGGCACCTCGGGCAGCGTGCGCGTGCGCTTTGCCGACACCGACACGCAGCTCAAGGCCAAGGATGCGCTGGCGCGCGGCCTGAACAGCGACCCGAACGACCCGACCTACATCGTCGCGCTGAACCTGCTGTCGGGTTCGCCGCGCTGGCTGACCGCCATCCATGCCCTGCCGATGTTCCTGGGCCTGGACCTGCGCGGCGGCGTGCACTTCCTGCTGCAGGTCGACATGAACGGCGCGCTGACCAAGAAGCTCGACTCGCTGGCCGGCGACATCCGTACCCAGCTGCGCGACAAGGGCGTGCGCCACAGCGGCATCGAGCGCAGCGGCACGACCATCAGCATCAAGTTCACCAACCCCGACGAAGCCGACCGCGCCCGCGGCCTGCTGGCCGACAGCGCCCGCGAGCTGGCCTTCACGGTCGACAAGACCGCCGACGGCGCCACGCTCACCGGTACCTTCACCGCCGCGGCAATGAAGGAAGTCCAGGACAACGCCGTCAAGCAGAACGTCGTCACGCTGCACAACCGCGTCAACGAGCTCGGCGTGTCCGAGCCGGTGATCCAGCAGCAGGGCCCGGACCGCATCGTGGTGCAGTTGCCCGGCGTGCAGGACACCGCCAAGGCCAAGGACATCATCGGCCGCACCGCCACGCTGGAAGCCCGCCTGGCCGACCCGAACGCCACCGGCATTCCGCGTGCGACCGATCCGGTGCCGCTGGGTGACGAGCTGTTCACGCAAGGCCGCGGCGCGCCGGTGCTGCTGCAGAAGCAGGTGATCTTCACCGGCGACCGCATCAACAGCGCCTCGGCCGGCTTCGACCAGAACCACAACCCCTCGGTCGACATCACGCTCGACGGCCAGGGCGGCCGCATGCTGCGCGACGTCTCGCGCGACAACATCGGCAAGCGCATGGGCATCGTGCTGTTCGAGAAGGGCAAGGGCGAGGTGCTGACCGTCGCCACCATCCAGTCCGAACTGGGCTCGCGCTTCCAGATCACCGGCATCGGCTCGGTGGAATCGGCCTCCGACCTGGCGCTGCTGCTGCGCGCGGGCTCCCTGGCCGCGCCGATGGAGATCATCGAAGAGCGCACCATCGGCCCGTCGCTGGGCGCCGACAACATCAAGAAGGGCTTCAATTCGGCCGCGTACGGCTTCGCCGCCATCTCGGTGTTCATGGTGCTGTACTACATGCTGTTCGGCGCGTTCTCGGTGGTGGCGCTGGGCGTGAACGTGTTCCTGCTGATCGCCATCCTGTCGATGCTGCAGGCCACGCTCACCCTGCCCGGCATCGCGGCCATCGCGCTGGCGCTGGGCATGGCGATCGACGCCAACGTGCTGATCAACGAGCGCGTCCGCGAAGAGCTGCGCAACGGCGCGTCGCCGCAGATGGCGATCGCCGCCGGCTTCGAGCGCGCCTGGGCGACCATCCTGGACTCGAACGTGACCACGCTGATCGCCGGCCTGGCGCTGCTGGCCTTCGGCTCGGGCCCGGTGCGCGGCTTCGCCGTGGTGCACTGCCTGGGCATCCTGACGTCGATGTTCTCGGCGGTGTTCTTCAACCGCAGCCTGGTCAACCTCTGGTACGGCCGCAAGAAGAAGCTGCAGAGCCTCGCCATCGGCCAGGTGTGGAAACCCGCCGGCACCGAAAGTCCGGCCAAGCAGTAA
- the yajC gene encoding preprotein translocase subunit YajC codes for MISDAYAQTAGAAPGGAGNGLMSFLPIILMFVVLWFIMIRPQMKRQKETKTMLEALAKGDEVVTAGGILGKVTKVTDQYITVEVAPNTELTVQKNAVTTVLPKGTLKSL; via the coding sequence ATGATTTCCGACGCTTACGCACAGACCGCCGGCGCCGCGCCGGGGGGTGCCGGAAATGGCCTGATGAGCTTCCTGCCCATCATCCTGATGTTCGTGGTGCTGTGGTTCATCATGATCCGCCCTCAGATGAAGCGGCAGAAGGAAACCAAGACGATGCTCGAGGCGCTGGCCAAGGGCGACGAAGTGGTGACCGCCGGCGGCATCCTGGGCAAGGTGACCAAGGTGACCGACCAGTACATCACGGTCGAAGTCGCCCCGAATACCGAACTCACCGTGCAGAAGAATGCTGTGACGACCGTGCTGCCCAAAGGCACGCTCAAGTCGCTGTAA